In Massilia forsythiae, one DNA window encodes the following:
- a CDS encoding extracellular catalytic domain type 1 short-chain-length polyhydroxyalkanoate depolymerase, protein MKPYEQFVGKMLRAVRDGQGKDPAALTGMIQEALGSAGLLQPQPAQAPARPAAPERTAFVDLNEAPAWARSQDGRGPDRAHDENAGKDAGGPGAAPFGGAMPAWDMQAMRGAMQDAMRGAMPGAMPGNFADLAEQLKRFQPGQGRADAARDLAREPGEFLHGSFTNDAGTRRYRLYVPARPGAGPRPLVVMLHGCKQNPEDFAAGTAMNVLAEEHGCLVLYPEQAAGANSQQCWNWFEAAHQGREAGEPSIIAGMTRQVLREHGGDENRVYVAGLSAGGAMAAVAAAAYPELYAAVGVHSGLPVGGAHDLMSALNAMKGARHGKGARRAALERQVPAIVFHGDQDGTVHGSNGEAVFHQFTHGAGLRAHEERGGAGGGRSHTRTLLRDDAGRTVAEYWVLHGAGHAWSGGSAAGSYTDQNGPDASAEMLRFFLSHARRS, encoded by the coding sequence ATGAAACCGTATGAACAATTTGTCGGCAAGATGCTGCGCGCGGTGCGCGACGGCCAGGGCAAGGACCCGGCCGCGCTCACCGGCATGATCCAGGAAGCGCTCGGCAGCGCCGGCCTGCTGCAGCCGCAGCCGGCGCAGGCGCCGGCCCGACCGGCGGCGCCCGAGCGCACCGCCTTCGTCGACCTGAACGAGGCGCCGGCGTGGGCGCGCAGCCAGGACGGCCGCGGCCCGGATCGCGCGCATGACGAGAATGCGGGCAAGGACGCCGGCGGGCCGGGCGCGGCGCCGTTCGGCGGCGCCATGCCGGCCTGGGACATGCAGGCCATGCGCGGTGCGATGCAGGACGCCATGCGCGGCGCCATGCCGGGCGCGATGCCGGGCAACTTCGCCGACCTGGCCGAGCAGCTCAAGCGCTTCCAGCCCGGCCAGGGCAGGGCGGACGCCGCACGTGACCTGGCGCGCGAACCGGGCGAATTCCTGCACGGGAGTTTCACCAACGACGCCGGCACGCGCCGCTATCGCCTGTACGTCCCGGCGCGCCCCGGCGCCGGCCCGCGCCCGCTGGTGGTGATGCTGCACGGCTGCAAGCAGAATCCGGAAGACTTCGCCGCCGGCACCGCGATGAACGTGCTGGCCGAGGAACACGGCTGCCTGGTGCTGTATCCGGAGCAGGCCGCCGGCGCCAACAGCCAGCAGTGCTGGAACTGGTTCGAGGCGGCGCACCAGGGCCGCGAGGCGGGCGAGCCGTCGATCATCGCCGGCATGACGCGCCAGGTGCTGCGCGAGCACGGCGGCGACGAGAACAGGGTATATGTCGCGGGCCTGTCGGCCGGCGGTGCGATGGCGGCGGTGGCGGCGGCGGCCTATCCCGAGCTGTATGCGGCGGTGGGCGTGCATTCCGGCCTGCCGGTGGGCGGCGCGCACGACCTGATGTCGGCCCTGAACGCGATGAAGGGCGCCCGCCACGGCAAGGGCGCGCGCCGCGCTGCGCTCGAGCGGCAAGTGCCGGCGATCGTGTTCCACGGCGACCAGGACGGCACCGTGCACGGCTCCAACGGCGAGGCGGTGTTCCACCAGTTCACCCACGGCGCCGGCCTGCGCGCGCACGAGGAACGCGGCGGTGCGGGCGGCGGCCGCAGCCATACCCGCACGCTGCTGCGCGACGACGCCGGCCGCACGGTGGCGGAATACTGGGTACTGCACGGCGCCGGCCACGCCTGGTCGGGCGGCAGCGCGGCCGGCTCGTACACCGACCAGAATGGTCCGGACGCCTCGGCCGAGATGCTGCGCTTCTTCCTGAGCCACGCGCGCCGATCATAG
- a CDS encoding CopG family transcriptional regulator produces MKLVSSKQKLPDTEKVTINLGLVDLAQMDLLVEEGFYTNRTDFVRTAIRNQLQQHGEAIRQTVVRKRFVMGLQRYTKTELEQGVARGERLDIHVLGLASIDDDVTPELARDAIASIRVLGAFVASDAVRKALADRTFS; encoded by the coding sequence ATGAAGCTCGTCTCTTCCAAACAAAAACTGCCGGATACCGAAAAAGTCACGATCAACCTGGGACTGGTCGACCTGGCCCAGATGGACTTGTTGGTGGAGGAAGGGTTTTATACCAACCGTACCGATTTCGTCCGCACCGCCATCCGCAACCAGTTGCAGCAGCATGGCGAGGCGATCCGCCAGACCGTGGTGCGCAAGCGCTTCGTGATGGGCCTGCAGCGCTACACCAAAACCGAACTGGAGCAGGGTGTAGCGCGCGGCGAACGGCTCGACATCCACGTGCTCGGCCTGGCCTCGATCGACGACGACGTCACGCCGGAACTGGCGCGCGACGCCATCGCCTCGATCCGCGTGCTGGGCGCCTTCGTGGCCTCGGACGCGGTGCGCAAGGCGCTCGCCGACCGCACCTTCAGCTAA
- a CDS encoding DUF2058 domain-containing protein: MVSLQEQLLKAGLVDKKKVKVANQEKSKQQKIERRTGVESVDETRQAALEAQRKQAERARELNAQRDAAAQQKAVAAQITQMVQKNRQSKGNGEVAYNFTIGSRIERIHVSPAVRDHLVAGRLAIVAHGTGFELVPKVIADKIAERAPDSVVRVNKPSAEVDADDPYADFKIPDDFTW, encoded by the coding sequence ATGGTTTCCCTGCAAGAGCAGCTGTTGAAGGCCGGCCTGGTCGACAAGAAAAAGGTCAAGGTGGCCAACCAGGAAAAGAGCAAGCAGCAGAAGATCGAACGCCGCACCGGCGTGGAAAGCGTCGACGAGACGCGCCAGGCGGCATTGGAGGCCCAGCGCAAGCAGGCCGAGCGCGCGCGCGAACTGAACGCCCAGCGCGACGCCGCCGCGCAGCAGAAGGCAGTGGCCGCCCAGATCACGCAGATGGTGCAGAAGAACCGCCAGAGCAAGGGCAACGGCGAGGTCGCCTACAACTTCACGATCGGCAGCAGGATCGAGCGCATCCACGTGTCGCCCGCGGTGCGCGACCACCTGGTGGCCGGGCGCCTGGCGATCGTCGCCCACGGCACCGGTTTCGAGCTGGTGCCGAAGGTCATCGCCGACAAGATCGCCGAGCGCGCGCCGGACAGCGTGGTGCGCGTCAACAAGCCCAGCGCCGAGGTCGATGCCGACGATCCGTACGCCGACTTCAAGATCCCG